In Lysobacter sp. FW306-1B-D06B, the sequence CTGTGCGACCTTAAGATGTGGCGGAATCTTAGCAATCGCGATGCCCGCCCGGATCGACCCGACACTACCTGAAGGCCGGAGGGTTTCGCACCGGCGGCCTGACGCGGCCCTGTCTAGAATGTGCGCATGCGCAGATGGTTTTCCGGCTCCCCGTTGGTCCGCCAGGGCAGCAGCTACCTCGTGATAGGCCTGCTCCAGTTGCTGGTCGACTGGGCGATGTTCGTGTCGCTGAGCGCGATGGGCCTGGCCGTGGAGCCGGCAAACGTCCTGGGTCGGGTGAGCGGTGCCGTGCTGGGCTTCTGGCTCAACGGGCGCGTCACCTTCGCCGGAGAGGACACCAAGGTGGGGCGGCGACAGTTCGCGCGTTTCCTGACGATGTGGATCGCCACGACAGTGGTGAGCACGTGGTCTCTGGGCCATGTCGACGACACGGTGGGTCTGCAGTGGGCCTGGGTCGCCAAACCGGCCATTGAGCTCGTCCTGGCCTCGGTAGGCTTCGTGCTCTCGCGGCACTGGGTCTACCGGCGCTGAGGCAGCTTCGGCACCAAAGAAAAACGCCGGCATTGCCGGCGTTTTTCTTGTCCGCAGCCGGCCGTGCGGCCGGCGCGGGACTCAATGCTTCATGTTCTTGCGCAGACGCTCCAGCGCACTGAGCTGGGCGATGCTCATCGCCAACTGCGACTGGGCCTCTTCCATGCTCATCTTCGGATCCTTCTTCGACAGGATCCGCTCGGCCTCTTCCTTCGCGGCGCGGACGGCGGCTTCGTCGATGTCCTGCGCGCGCACCGCGGTGTCGGCCAGCACGGTGACGACGGTGGGCTGCACCTCGAGGATGCCGCCGGAGATCGCGAAGTCCAGCTGCTCGCCGCCCGGCAGGGTCACGACGACCTTGCCCGGCTTGAGGCGCGTGATCAGCGGCGCGTGCTTCGGCGCGATGCCGAGCTCGCCGATCTCACCGGTGGCGACGACCAGCTCGGCCTCGCCGTGGAAGATTTCCTGCTCGGCGCTGACGATGTCGCAACGAATCGTGGATGCCATAGAGAACGTGCCTTTCTGCTTTGTCCCCCTCTCCCGTTTGCGGGAGAGGGCTGGGGTGAGGGTGAAGGCAGAGCCCTCACCCTAACCCTCTCCCGCAAGCGGGAGAGGGGACAAGATCAACGGATCAACCCGTGATCTTCTTGGCCTTCTCGACCGCTTCCTCGATGCCGCCGACCATGTAGAACGCCTGCTCCGGCAGGTGGTCGTACTCGCCTTCGACGATGCCCTTGAAGCCGCGGATCGTGTCCTTCAGCGCGACGTACTTGCCCGGCGAACCGGTGAAGACTTCGGCCACGTGGAACGGCTGCGAGAAGAAGCGCTCGATCTTGCGGGCGCGCGACACGGCCTGCTTGTCTTCTTCCGACAGCTCGTCCATGCCGAGGATCGCGATGATGTCCTTCAGTTCCTTGTACTTCTGCAGCGTCGACTGGACCTTGCGCGCGACGTCGTAGTGCTCGTGGCCGATCACGTTCGGGTCGAGCTGGCGCGAGGTGGAGTCGAGCGGATCGACCGCCGGGTAGATGCCCAGCGAAGCGATGTTTCGCGACAGCACGACGGTGGCGTCGAGGTGGGCGAAGGTGGTCGCCGGCGACGGGTCGGTCAGGTCGTCCGCGGGCACGTACACGGCCTGGATCGAGGTGATCGAACCGGTCTTGGTCGAGGTGATGCGCTCCTGCAGAACGCCCATTTCCTCGGCCAGCGTCGGCTGGTAACCCACGGCCGACGGCATACGGCCCAGCAGCGCCGACACTTCGGTACCGGCCAGCGTGTAGCGGTAGATGTTGTCGACGAACAGCAGCACGTCACGGCCCTTGCCCGAGGCGTCCTTCTCGTCGCGGAAGTACTCGGCCATGGTCAGGCCGGTCAGCGCGACGCGCAGGCGGTTGCCCGGCGGCTCGTTCATCTGGCCGTACACCATCGCGACCTTGTCGAGGACGTTGGAGTCCTTCATCTCGTGGTAGAAGTCGTTGCCCTCGCGGGTACGCTCGCCCACGCCGGCGAACACGGACAGACCCGAGTGCGCCTTGGCGATGTTGTTGATCAGTTCCATCATGTTGACGGTCTTGCCGACGCCGGCGCCGCCGAACAGGCCGACCTTGCCGCCCTTCGCGAACGGGCACATCAGGTCGATGACCTTGATGCCGGTTTCCAGCAGGTCGTTACCCGAGGACTGGTCCTCGTACGACGGAGCGGCGCGGTGGATTTCCCAATGGTCGGAAGCGGCAACGTCGCCGGCTTCGTCGATCGGGCGACCCAGCACGTCCATGATGCGACCCAGCGTGCCGGCACCGACCGGCACCGAGATGCCCTTGCCGGTGTTGTTGGCCACCAGGTTGCGCTTGAGGCCGTCGGTCGAGCCGAGCGCGATGGTGCGCACGACGCCGTCGCCCAGCTGCTGCTGCACTTCGAGCGTGATCTCGGTGTTGGCGACCTTAAGCGCGTCGTACACCTTCGGCACGGACTCGCGCGGGAACTCGACGTCGACGACGGCGCCGATGATCTGAACGATCTTGCCCTGACTCATTGTGGTTGCTCCGATTAACTTTGTTCGTTTCGGCGGCTTGCGTCGCCTGATTGATGCGTTGGGATTCGTGATTCGGGATTCGGGATTCGTAAAAGCGCGCTGCGCTGCTCTATCGAATCTCCAATCCCGACTCCCGAATCCCGGCTTTGATTACACCGCCGCGGCGCCGCCGACGATTTCCGAGATTTCCTGGGTGATCGCCGCCTGGCGGGCCTTGTTGTAGACCAGGTTCAGCGTGCCGATCAGCTTGGTGGCGTTGTCGGAGGCGGCCTTCATCGCGACCATGCGCGCGGCATGCTCGGAGGCCACGTTCTCCAGCACCGCCTGGTACACCAGCGACTCGACGTAACGGTTGAGCACGTGCTCCAGCACGGCCGCCGCGTCGGGCTCGTAGATGTAGTCCCAGTCGTGCTTGGCGACCTGCGTCTCCGCCGGCGGCAACGGCAGCAGCTGGTCGAACGCCGCGCGCTGCGTCATCGTGTTGACGAAGTCGTTGTAGCAGATGAAGACGCGGTCCAGGTTGCCGGCGCTGTAGCCGTCCAGCATCACCTTGATGACGCCGACCAGCTGTTCCAGCTTCGGCTGGTCGCCCAGGTGCGTGACCGAGCCGACCATGTTGACCTTGATGCGACGGAAGAACACCGACGCCTTCTGGCCGATGGTGACCACGTCGATCTCGACGCCCTGCTCCTGCCACTTGCGGAACTCGCCCAGCAGTTTGCGGAACAGGTTGTTGTTCAGGCCGCCGGCCAGGCCGCGGTCCGACGACACGATGATGTAGCCGACGCGCTTCACGTCCTGGCGCTCGACCAGGTACGGATGCTGGTAGTCGGAATTGGCCTGCGCCAGGTGGCCGATGACCTGCTTCATCACGCGCGCATACGGACGCGAGACCTTCATGCGTTCCTGCGCCTTGCGGATCTTGGAAGCCGAGACCATCTCGAGCGCGCGCGTCACCTTGCGGGTGTTCTGCACGCTCTTGATCTTGGATTTGATTTCGCGTCCGCCTGCCATCTTTTCGCTCGCTTCGCTCGTTCGGGAATGGGGAATCGGGAATGGGGAATCGTCAGGAGCACGTTGCTCTGGCTTCTACGATTCCCGATTCTCCTTATTCGATTCCCGGCTTCACCAAGTACCGGTCTGCTTGAACTCGGCGATGCCCTGCTTGAAGGTCGCCTCGATCTCGTCGTTCCAGTTGCCGGTGCTGTTGATCTTGCTGACCAGCTCGCCCTGGGTGTTGATGAAGTGCGAGTGCAGGCCTTCTTCGAACGACAGGAGCTTGTTGACCGGCACGTCGTCGAGGTAACCCTCGTTGACGGCATAGATCGACAGGGCCTGAAGCGCGATCGGCATCGGCGCGTACTGCTTCTGCTTCATCAGCTCGGTGACGCGCTGACCGCGCTCGAGCTGCTTGCGGGTGGCTTCGTCCAGGTCGGAAGCGAACTGCGCGAACGCAGCCAGCTCACGGTACTGGGCGAGCGAGATGCGGATGCCGCCCGAGAGCTTCTTGATGATCTTGGTCTGGGCCGCACCACCGACGCGCGACACCGAGATACCGGCGTTCACGGCCGGGCGGATGCCGGCGTTGAACAGGTCGGTTTCCAGGAAGATCTGGCCGTCGGTGATCGAGATCACGTTGGTCGGCACGAACGCGGACACGTCGCCGGCCTGCGTTTCGATGATCGGCAGCGCGGTCAGCGAACCGGTCTTGCCCTTCACTTCACCGTTGGTGAACTTCTCGACGTACTCCTCGGACACGCGCGCGGCGCGCTCGAGCAGGCGGCTGTGCAGGTAGAACACGTCGCCCGGATAGGCTTCGCGACCCGGCGGGCGCTTGAGCAGCAGCGAGATCTGGCGGTAGGCGACGGCCTGCTTGGACAGATCGTCGTACACGATCAGCGCGTCTTCGCCGCGGTCCATGAAGAACTCGCCCATCGTGCAGCCGGAGTAGGCGCTGATGTACTGCATCGCGGCCGACTCGGACGCCGTGGCGGCCACGACGATCGTGTGCGCCAGGGCGCCGTTCTCTTCGAGCTTGCGCACGATGTTGGCGACGGTCGAGGCCTTCTGGCCGATCGCCACGTACACGCACTTGATGCCCGTGCCCTTCTGGTTGATCACCGCGTCGATGGCCAGGGCGGTCTTGCCGGTCTGGCGGTCGCCGATGACCAGCTCGCGCTGGCCGCGGCCGATCGGGATCATCGCGTCGACGGTCTTGTAACCGGTCTGCACCGGCTGGTCGACCGACTTGCGCCAGATCACGCCCGGGGCAACGCGCTCCACCGGAGCGGTCTGCGTGGCGGCGATCGGGCCCTTGCCGTCGATCGGCTCGCCCAGCGCGTTCACCACGCGGCCGAGCAGCTCACGGCCGACCGGCACTTCGAGGATGCGGCCGGTGGTCTTGGCGACGTCGCCTTCGCGCAGGTGCTCGTAGTCACCCAGGACCACGGCGCCGACCGAGTCGCGCTCCAGGTTCAGCGCGAGCGCGTAGGTGCTGTTCGGCAGCTCGATCATTTCGCCCTGCATCACGTCGGCCAGGCCGTAGATGCGCACGATGCCGTCCGACACCGACGTCACGGTGCCTTCGTTGCGCGCTTCGGCGGTCAGCTTGACCTTCTCGATGCGGGTCTTGATCAGTTCACTGATTTCGGACGGGTTGAGCGTGGTGGTTGCCATGGGTGAGTCCCTTGATCCGGCATTACCCGGAATTTGCAGATGAATTCGTTATTGCGAGAGCGTCGACTGCAGGCGTTCGAGCTTGCCCTTCAGCGAGCCATCGATGACCACGTCGCCCGCGTCGATCACGGCGCCGCCGATCAGCGAGGCATCGACCGCCGTCTCGATCTCGACCTCGCGGCCGAAGCGCTTCTTCAGCGCGGCCTTGATGGCCTCGAGTTCGGCGCCGGGCAGTTCGCTGGCGGCGGTGACGCGCGCCTTGACCACGCGCTCGGCTTCGGCGCGCAGGTCTTCGAACAGGCCGGTGATTTCCGGCAACAGCGCCAGACGGCGGTTGTCGGCCAGCAGGCCGAGGAAGCGCGTGAACGCTTCATCGGCACCGTCCGGCGCGAGCAGGCCAACGGCGTCGGCCGGGTTCAGCAGCGGATGTCCGAGCAGCGCCTGGGCCTGCGGATCGGCGGCCACGCGCGAAGCGAAGGCGAGCGCCTGCGACCACGCAGCGGTGCGACCGCCCTCGCGCGAAAGCGCGAAGGCGGCACGGGCGTACGGACGGGCGAGGGTCAAGGCCTGGGTCATTTCAGATCATTCCGCTCGAGCGAGCCTGGTAGATGCCGCGTACAGATCAAAGCTGGGCTGCCAGCTCATCGAGCAGCGCCTTGTGGGCGTTGGCATCGATTTCGCGCTTTAGCAGCTTTTCGGCGCCGGTCACGGCCAGCGTGGAGACCTGCTTGCGCAGTTCCTCGCGGGCGCGGTTGGACGCCGCGGCGATTTCGGCTTCGGCCGCCGCCTTCTGGCGGTTGGCTTCGCCGACCGCATCGTTCTTGGCCTGGTCGATGATCTGATTGGCGCGCTGGTGCGCCTGCTCGATGATCTCGTTGGCCTTGGTACGCGCGGCACGCAGCTCGGCATCGACGCTCTGCTGGGCCTGTGCGAGGTTCTTCTGGCTCTGCTCGGCAGCGGCCAGACCCTCGGCAATCTTTTGTTGACGTTCTTCGATCGCCTTGTTCAGCGGCGGCCAAATGAACTTCATCGTGAACCAGATAAGCACGATGAACGTGATCATCTGGCCGAAGAAGGTCATGTTGAGATTCATGACAGCTCCGATGGAACTTTTTTCTGTCGAGCGGTTACGCCCGGGAGAGCCGTCCGCATGGCGGACGGCTCAGCAAGACCGTGCAGCCTGATTAGGCGCCAGCAGCCTGCGTCAGCGCGCCCAGCAGCGGGTTGCCGAAGGCGAACAGCAGGCCGACGGCCAGCGCGATGATGAACGCCGCGTCGATCAGGCCCGCCAGCAGGAACATGCGGCCCTGCAGCATCGGAACCAGCTCCGGCTGACGGGCAGCCGACTCAAGGAACTTCGAGCCCATCAGCGCGATGCCGAGGCACGCGCCGATCGCGCCGAGGCCGACCATCATGCCGATCGCGATAGCGGTCAGGCCCTGCACACTGGCGATGAATTCCATGGTTTTCTCCTACTGAAACGTTTTGGTTTGGACTAACGGGAAGGTGAAGCGGAAGGTGAAGCGGAATCAGTGACTCTCGTACGCGCCGGCGATGTAGACGACGGTGAGGATCATGAAGATGAAGGCCTGCAGCAGCACGATCAGGATGTGGAACAGCGCCCAGGCGATGTTGAACACCACGCCCGGCACGAACATCAGCAGACTGCCGCCCAGCAGGCCGGCGATCAGCATGAAGACCAGCTCGCCGCCGTACATGTTGCCGAACAGTCGCATTGCCAGGCTGACCGGCTTGACGAGGTATTCGATGACGTTGAGGCCGAGGTTCGCCGGGGCCAGCGCGATCTTGGCGCCGGCACTGTGCGCGTGGAACGGCGCGGTCAGCAGTTCCTTGCCGAAGCCGAAGCCGCCCTTGGCCTTGATCGAATGACCCAGGATGAGGAAGAACACCACCACCGACAGGGCGAGCGTGGTGTTGAGATCGGCCGTCGGAACCCAGCGGAAGTAGGTGTGGTGCGCAGCCTCCGCGCCGGCGGCCAGCTTGACGGCCGTGTACGGCGCATCCAGCGGCAGCAGGTCCATCGCGTTCATCAGCACGACCCACATGAAGATCGTCAGCGCCAGCGGCGTGATCGAACGACGGTCGCCGTGGAAGCTGTCCTTCACCTGGCCGTCGATGAACTCCAGGATGAGTTCGACGAAGGCCTGGCCCTTGGACGGCACACCTGCAGTGGCCTTGCGCGCGAAGAACGCGAACCAGGCGATGAAGATGAGACCCAGCACCAGCGACACCGCCCAGGTGTCGATATGGAACGCACCGCCGAACAGATCGATCGTGTTCTGCTGGAGGTGATGCTGGATGTATTCGTTCAGGCCGCCCGAACCGGTCTGTTCGCTCACGAAAGACACCTTATCGTTTCAAAAGATTGGCCAGCACGAATGCAAGCGTCGCCGCAAGCACTCCCACCAGCATCGGCAATGGCGGCAGCTTGAACCCGGCCAGGCCGAGCGTTAAAACTGCAAACACCACCACCCACTTCAACATCACCCCGGCCAGAAGCCGCCCCATCGCCATGCCGGCCGGCTGGATGCCGCCGCCCAAGGCCAATAGGGCCGCCACCACCCCACCCGCAACGATCGCGCCACCGCCGACCGCCGCCGCCAGCGCCTGAGGCGCCCCGAGGGGGAGGAAGGCCAGCGCGACCAGCGCTGCCGCGCCGGCCTGCCAGGCAGTCGCGCGCGACGCCAGCCGGCGACCTGCGGACAAGGGATCGTGCACGCGGGACTCGTCGGTCTGGGGCAGGCGCAAAGCGCCCGGTAGAGCCGCAAAAGTATAAAGGGAGCCTTAAGTCCGGGCAACCGGCAGGGGTCACGGTTAGCCGATTCAGGGCGTGCCCGCAGTTTTGGAGGCTTCCGGAAAGAAGTTTCTGACGATAGACGCAAGCTATCGAGCAAGCCGGAACATTCGATTGGACCCGCCAGGTCGAGTCTCCATAATGAGAACCACTCTCACTTGAGGACTCCGCCATGGCCAAGACCTTCAGCTTCGCCGCCGTCCATTTCAGCGTCGCCTTCACGATCGGCTACCTGATGACCGGCAGCGTATGGGTCGGCGGCGCCCTCGCCCTGGTCGAACCGGCCTGCAACACCGTCGCGTTCCATTTCCACGAGAAGGTGTGGAAGCGCATCGAGGCGCGGCGCCAGCGCGGGCTCCCGGGCCAGGACACGGTCACCGCCTGATTTTCGCCGCGAAGGCACGGAACCTTTCGGCGAACCGCCGGTCCCACCTCACGATCGCCCACCGACGCTTACCTCCTCGTCAACGGTTGTCGTGTTGGGCACTCCGAAGCCCCGGCGCATGCCGGGGCTTCTCCTTTTGCTCGATCCGATCGCACGCACCGCACTCGCGCACAGCGCAGTCGAGTTCACGACATCGCAAACGAAAACAGGCGCGGGGATCCGCGCCTGTTCCGTTCGTGCCGCGCGAAGCGGACGACTTACTTCTTCTTCGGAATGTAAAGGTCCGTGATCGTGCCCTCGTACACCTCGGCGGCCATTGCCACGGTCTCGCTGAGGGTCGGGTGCGGGTGGATCGTGTGGCCGATGTCGCCCGCTTCGGCGCCCATCTCGATGGCCAGCGCCACTTCGCTGATCAGGTCGCCCGCGTGCACGCCGACGATACCGCCGCCGATGATGCGGTGCGTCTTCTCGTCGAAGATGAGCTTGGTCGTGCCTTCGCCGCGGCCGATGCCGACCGCACGCGCGGAGGCCGCCCACGGGAACTTGCCCACGCCCACGTGCAGGCCCTTGGCCTTGGCTTCGGTTTCGGTGACACCGACCCAGGCGATTTCCGGATCGGTGTAGGCCACCGACGGCACCACGCGCGCAACCCACTCACGCTTCTCGCCCGCCGCAACTTCCGCCGCCAGCTTGCCTTCGTGCGTGGCCTTGTGCGCCAGCATCGGCTGGCCGACGAGGTCGCCGATGGCGAAGATGTGCGGGACGTTGGTGCGCATCTGGCGATCGACCGGAATGAAGCCGCGCTCGGTCACCTGCACGCCGGCCTTGTCGGCGTCGAGCTTGTTGCCGTTCGGCGCGCGACCCACGGCGACCAGCACGCGATCCCACGTGCCTGCCTCCAGGCCCGGCGTGGCGCCGGCTTCGGCAGCCTCGAACGCAACTCGGATGCCGTCCTTCGCCGCTTCGACCTTCGCCGCCTTGGTCTTCAGGTGCACCACGACGCCCTGCTTCTTCAGGCGATCGGCCAGCGGCTTCACCAGGTCCTTGTCGGCGCCCGGCATCAGTTGGTCCATGAACTCCACGACCGTGACTTCGCTGCCCAGCGCCTTGAACACCGTCGCCATTTCCAGGCCGATGATGCCGCCGCCGACGACGAGGAGCTTCTTCGGAATCTCCGCCAGTTCCAGCGCGTCGGTGGAATCCATCACGCGCGGGTCGTCCCACGGGAAGTTCGGCAGCTTCACCGCCTGCGAACCGGCCGCGATGATGCACTGCTCGAAGCGCAGCAGCGTCGTCTTGCCGTCGTCGCCGGCGATCTCCAGCTCGTTGGGCGAAACGAATCGACCAACGCCTTGTACGGTGCGCACCTTGCGCTGCTTGGCCATGCCCGCCAGGCCCTTGGTGAACTGGTTGACGACCTTGTTCTGTTTGAAGTCGCGCAGCTTGTCGAGGTCGATCTTCGGCTTGTCGAAGCTGATGCCGATGTCGGACGAATGCGCGGCTTCCTCGATCAGCGCCGCCGCGTGCAGCAGCGCCTTGGACGGAATGCAGCCCACGTTGAGGCAGACGCCGCCGAGGCTGGCGTAACGCTCCACGAGCACCGTGTCGAGGCCGAGGTCGGCCGCGCGGAACGCGGCGGTGTAACCACCGGGGCCGGAACCGAGCACGACGATGCGGCATTCCACGTCGGCCTTGCGACCGGTGCCGAGCGCAGGCTTGGGCGCTTCGCTGGCCGGTGCGGCGGGCGACGGCGCGACCGGCGGCTTCGCCGTTTCCGGCGCAGGCGCGGCGGCCGGCGCGGGCGGCTGCGCCTTGGGCGCGGCGGCTTCGCCGGCGCCTTCCAGGATCGCGATCACGGCGCCTTCGGCCACCTTGTCGCCGATCTTCACCTTGATTTCCTTCACCACGCCGTCGGCCGACGAAGGCACTTCCATCGTCGCCTTGTCCGATTCCAGCGTGACCAGGCCCTGGTCCTTCTTCACCGTGTCGCCGACGGCGACCAGCAATTCGATCACCGGTACGCCGTCGTAGTCGCCGATGTCCGGCACCTTGACTTCAATGGTCGCCATTGTGGGGTTCTCCTGCAGCTCAGCCGGTGGCGCCGGCGAGCGTCTGTTCCAGTTTGTCCAGCGATTCTTCGAGTTCGCGCCAACGCTTGAAGCGCTTCTCGTCGCTGGCATCGGTCGCCTCGATCATCAGGCCGACCTGCTCCATCATTTCCGCGACCGGGCCGCAGCCGGGCTGCAATCCGCTCACGCGCAGCGGTTGGCCCGCGGCGGTGTCGTCCACGACGAAGAGCAGCACTTCGCCTTCGTGGAAGTCGGCGTTGCGATCGGCCGGAACCTGTGCGTTCAGTGCGCGCTGCCAATCGGCGAGCACGCGACGCGCGAGCGCTGCCGGCATCGGCACTTCCACCACGTCGGGTTGCTGGCCCACGCGCAGTTCGCGCTTGCCGCCGCTCCACACGGCGACGCGTTCATCGGCTTCGGTGAAACGCAGGCGCCAATCGCCCTCGCCTTCGCCCGCGAACAGCTGCACGCCGCTCTCGACGCTGCGCGCCGGCAGGCGCGTCAGGCTGAGCACGGGCTTGTTGCCGGCGAAGAACAACTGCTCCACGGCGGAGCCGTAGTTCTCCGTCGCCGGCGGCCAGCCGCGGCCGAGGTCGACCTTGCACGCATCGTCGGCACGCGCGACGGGCGCGGCCACCAGCTGTGCCGCGAGCACTGCCGCGGCCAGGCCCAGCGCGCGCCGCGTCACAGCAGCACGCGCCGCATGTCGGCCAGCAACTGCGCCAGGTGCGCGGTGAAACGCGCGGCCGCGGCGCCGTCGATGACGCGGTGGTCGTAGCTCAGCGACAGCGGCAGGATCAGGCGCGGCGCGAACTGCTTGCCGTCCCACACCGGACGGATCGCCGACTTGGACACGCCAAGGATCGCGACTTCCGGTGCATTCACGATCGGCGTGAACTTGGTGCCGCCGATGCCGCCCAGCGAGCTGATCGAGAAGCAGCCGCCGGTCATGTCGGCCGGGCCGAGCTTGCCGTCGCGCGCCTTCTTCGCCAACTCCGAGGTTTCCTGCGCGATCTGCATCACGCCCTTCTTGTCCACATCGCGCACGACCGGCACGACCAGCCCGTTGGGCGTGTCGGCGGCGAAGCCGATGTGGAAGTACTTCTTCAGCACCAGATTCTCGCCGGTGGCGTCGAGGGAGGCGTTGAAGTTCGGGAACTTCTGCATCGCCGCGACCGAGGCCTTCATCAGGAAGGCGAGCATCGTGAGCTTCACGCCGCCCGCTCCAGAAGAGCGCGCTTCGTTTTCCTTGTTGAGCGCGACGCGCAGCTCTTCCAGGTCGGTGATGTCGGCATCGTCGTGCTGCGTGACGTGCGGGATCATCGCCCAGTTGCGCGCGAGGTTGGCGCCCGACAGCTTCTGGATGCGCGACAGCGCCTTGGTTTCGATCTCGCCGAACTTGGCGAAGTCCACCTTCGGCCACGGCAGCAGGTTGAGACCGCCGCCACCGGCGACCGGTGCAGCGCCGGCGGGCGCGGCCACGCCGCCTTCCATCACCGACTTGACGAACTTCTGCACGTCGTCCTTGGCGATACGGCCACCGCGCTCGCTGCCCGTCACCTGCGACAGGTCCACGCCGAGCTCGCGCGCGAACAGGCGCACCGCCGGGCTGGCGTAGGGCACCTTGTCGGGCATCAGTTCGGAGGAATCGAACGACACCGGCGGCGTGCGCGGCGGCATCGCCTCCGGATCGGTGCCGGGACGCGAAGCGTCGATGGATGCCTGCGCGATGCGGTCGGCCTGCTGCGGCACGACCACCGGTTCGACCTTGCTGCCGGTCTCCGCGGCGCGGACCTGCTGCG encodes:
- a CDS encoding dihydrolipoyllysine-residue acetyltransferase; this encodes MAELKEARVPDIGDYEGVPVIELLVAVGDTVKQDQGLVTLESDKATLEVPAPFAGVIREINVKIGDELSEGSVVAMIEATDAAPAAEAPKPAAAPAKAAEPPRAEPAAPSQQVRAAETGSKVEPVVVPQQADRIAQASIDASRPGTDPEAMPPRTPPVSFDSSELMPDKVPYASPAVRLFARELGVDLSQVTGSERGGRIAKDDVQKFVKSVMEGGVAAPAGAAPVAGGGGLNLLPWPKVDFAKFGEIETKALSRIQKLSGANLARNWAMIPHVTQHDDADITDLEELRVALNKENEARSSGAGGVKLTMLAFLMKASVAAMQKFPNFNASLDATGENLVLKKYFHIGFAADTPNGLVVPVVRDVDKKGVMQIAQETSELAKKARDGKLGPADMTGGCFSISSLGGIGGTKFTPIVNAPEVAILGVSKSAIRPVWDGKQFAPRLILPLSLSYDHRVIDGAAAARFTAHLAQLLADMRRVLL